In Phaseolus vulgaris cultivar G19833 chromosome 3, P. vulgaris v2.0, whole genome shotgun sequence, the sequence GTGGGCCTTGCAAAGCTCTTGGAATCTAAAATCCATGATTCAAGGAAATATTATCATAACCCCATCATTCCACAACCATCCCCCCATCTTTTACCACCACCACGTCCCCCTTTCCAACCCCAAACAACAACCACTACACCCACCTCTCTACCTATAAAAAACTTTCATCCACCCAGTTACAAGAACATAGAGCAGCTGGCTTATGTTACAATTGTGACCAAAAAAATTTCCCTATTCACAAATGTATCACCAAATGTTTCTTATTGTTGCTTAATGAATAACCTACACCagaacccccccccccccccaaaacCTTCACCGTCTTAAATACTGTTTCTGACACTAAGGACCCTACTCATGTACACCTATCTCTCCAGGCTTTGTCTGGAACCCCCTCGACCAACACCTTCAAACTTCAAGGGTTTATTCATCATACACCCATTACCATTTTAATAGAGACTGGGAGTTCACAGAATAACCTCCAACCTCGCCTAGCCCATCACCTAAACCTTTGCACCCTTCCTATTAAACCTTTTTCCATCATGGTTGGAAACGACGAGAAAAATCATTGCACACATCTCAGTCCTACAGTTACTGTTTCTATACAAAATCATTGTTTTCCATCCCATTTTACCTCATCCCAATTGAAGGAGCAGATGTAGTCCTAGGAATGGACTGGTTGCACTGCCTCAGACCCTTACAAGCAGATTTCTCTACACCACAACTCTCCTTCCACCACCAAGTCACCCTCATAACCCTAGTTGGAACCAACAAACTCTTAGACTCACACACTTCTATCACCAATATTTGTCACCTCCTACATACCAAAGCCATAACATTACTTCATTTGCTCACCTTTCAACCAGATCCCTTACCATGCCCCAATACTTCGCCACCAAATATACACCCCGCGAATCAAACCCTACACCATACATACCATTATGTTTTCTCACCTCCTTACGGGTTGCCTCCCCACCGCCCTCATGACCATCATATTCCCTTGATCCCAAACTGCACCCCCATAAATATTAAACCCTACCGTTATCCCCACACCCACAAACACAATATGACTTCTCTCATTCAAGAAATTTTATATGAGGGCATCATACGACCAAGTACCAGCCTCTTCTCTTCCCCTGTCATACtcataaaaagaaaagatgGATCATGGAGATTTTGTGTGGATTACAGGGCTCTAAATGGTCTTAGGGTGAAGGATAGATTTCCTATCCCCACGATTGAGGAACTCTTGGATGAATTAACTAAGGCACGTGTGTTCACTAAGCTGGACTTAAGATCTGGCTATTACCAAATACGGGTACACCCCACAGACTGCCACAAGACAGCTTTTCGGACCTTTGATGGTGATTATGAGTTTTTAGTTATGCCATTTGGCTTATCTAATGCTCCGTCTACCTTTCAAGCTGCAATTAATGACCTCCTCTGACCTTACTTAAGCCGTTTTGTACTAGTTTTCTTTGATGACATCTTAATCTACAGTACATCCATGACAGACCATATTCAACATCTCAACATTGTTCTCCAATTAATTCAGACTCACCACTTTTTTTGTTAAGGAATCAAAATGCAATTTCGCAACCCCTACAGTTGCATATTTGGGCCATATCATTCAATAGGGAACAGTTTCCCCAGATCCAGAAAAAATTCAAGCTATTCTACAATGGCCCGAGCCCAAATCATTCACTACGTTGCGTGCGTTTTTGGGCATTACGGGGTTTTACCGGAAGTTCATCCGCGGATATGCCACTCTTGCCTCTCCACTTACGGATTTactcaaattaaatttttttacatgGAATCACATGGCCAACACAACGTTTCTACAGTTCAAAAATATCCTAACTACACCTCCTATCTTGCACCTCCCTGATTTCACCATTCCTTTTGTAGTGGAAACGGACGCTTCCAATTCCGCCATTGGGATCGTTTTATCTCAAGTAGGGCACCCTATTGCCTTCTTCAGTAAAAAGCTTTGTCCAAAGAAACAAAGCAGTTCAGTATATGTTAAAGGGATGCTAGCAATTACTGAACCTGTGAAGAAATGGAGGCATTATCTCATTGGCAATCACTTTCAAATTATCACAGACGAGCAAAGTTTAAGGGGATTACTTACCAGCGTTTGCCATACACTAGAACAACAAAAATCGGCTTCATGGCTTATTGGGTACAGTTTTGATATCCTTTATCGGCCCCGGACGTCGCAACCAAGCTGTCAATTCCTTTCCAGGCCACCACCCTCAGTTTTCTTAGCCATCTCCTCTTCAacaccaaattaaaaaaatactatcaGACAACAAATGGACAGcaagaaaaaaacaaattgaTAGGTATTCCCAATTCAAATTTCAGTTTTCACAATGACTTACTGTACCACGACCAGAGACTTTACATTCCATTAGCAACCAATCTCTACCCATCCATTCTTCACGAGTTTCATGAAACCCCATCCGCAGGGCATTCCGATCTCAAAGCCACTCTAGCTCGTTTAGTTACCTCTTTCTATTGGCCAGGTATGTACAGAGACACACAATTGTTCATCAAGAGTGCCTCCCCTGCCAACAAAACAAACCCATCAACAAAAAACCCTTAGGCTTATTAGAACTCATACCCCCCCCCCAACCAGAATTTGGGATGAACTAACAACTTGATTTTATTACTCACTTACCATCATCTTTCGGTCATACGGTTATTTGGGTGGTCTGTGGCCGACTTTCAAAATCAGCTCATTTCATAACCCTCCCCACGTCCTTCACCGCTTTCCAACTAGCCAACCGTCTTTCTGTGGAGATCTGCAGGTTGAATGGCATTCCGAAATCCATAATCTCAGACCGAGACCTGCTCTTCCTCAGTAACTTCTGGAAGGAGCTTTTTCACCTACAAGGCACAAAACTAAAATTTAGCACGACTTATCACCCTCAAACAGACGGTCAAACCGAGGTCATCAACAGAAGTTTAGAGATATACCTTCGGTGTTTCACTAGTGACCATCCGCAGAGTTGGTACAAATACTTACACCTCGCCGAGTTTTGATACAATTCTTCTTACCATTCAGCCAATAAAACAACCCCGTTCCAAGCGCTCTATGGAAGACCACCACCATCTATCCCGGATTATGTGTGCGGCACTGCATCGGAACCAATCTGGAAACCACCCTCCATGAGCGAACGAAGATATTGCACCAACTGAAGACAAATCTGGCGTTGTCGCAACAACGCATGGCCAAGACAGCGAACACTGGACGACGTCATTACGTTTTCACCGTCAGCGATTGGGTACTCTTCCGACGACAGGCTTACCACCAAAAACGACTCCCCTCACCACAAGCTTTCCCGAAAATTCTATGCCCATACCCTATTACCGAACGCATTGGTGAAGTGGCTTATGAACTAGCTCTCCCACCAGATTCCAAGGTTCACCCAGTATTTCACATATCTCTCCTCAAACCATATCATGGACCAAAACCCCCTCTACCCCACCACCCTCCTAACCAGGAAATAAACCCGCACCTTTTGCACCCTCCCACCATAAACCTATGTGAAACCCTAAGTTAGACTTCAAACTCACCTAACACAGCCCTGATCCCATCCACACACGCTACGTGTCCTCCATTAGCAACCCTCATTAAATCCCTTCACCAACCACCCACCTCTGCTTCACGTGCCCATTTACTCCCACACCTACCCATTTACTTCCACAAGTAAATGCACTTAACCATCTACCCACACCATCAAAGCACGCCACACCTTCTCCATCAACGACCCAGACTATGCCACATCACCAACACCCTACGTCACCTTCATGTGACTCTGTGCCGCATTCAATACAAGTAGTTGTCACGCACCCACTTTCAATGTTACAAAACTTTTCTCTTTCCAAACATTGCCCTTTGGGGTTCCCATGCCATTCTACAACCCACTTTCAACCCCCTTTGCCAACACCATACCCTAACGTCACCCAAAAGCCCGCACCAAATCCAACACATGTTTCCAATATATTCCCACCCTCTCATATCCACCCCCACACCATAGAAATTACCTTGGCCCACCAACCACCACCCACATCAAATATTCCAACATTTTTCCCCCAAACAAGCACCCACCAAAAAATCCAGCGGGGCCCAATCCTTCTCCCCCCAAACACCAACACCCGCTCTCAATAATAACCCAACAATAACCACGCCACCCCGTTTTACCTTCTGCACCCCCAGTTCCTATACCACCGTGTCATCTCGCTTACACATGGTCGCTTTCTATATGCACGGAAATGCTCTTAGTTGGTTTAAATAGTTTTCTAAACAAATCTTGTAAAATggtacaaataaaataaactccTACCTAAAATCTAATCACGAATTTAGCTAgtctaaatttaaataagaaaatataatttgtacAATTTTCACATAATACTTTTTAATCTGATttggatttaaaaataatattatttattatctatGATATTGATTGACTGGataaatttttttcatgttaAGGGTCAAacgaatatttttttattatggaaACTATTTAtgcaatattttaatttaaggtACTAAAAGAATATTGAATTACTATAAGAATGTTAATATTAATGGTGTTTTTTCTAATTCTTTACTACAAGAATTCTTTCTCTCTTTAGTTAGACCTATAATGAGTGTAATGTTTGTATATATTCAtactatttgttttgattttaaataaaataatagaagagatattcattcttaTATTCTTTGcctttttttatctcttctagTTTATAACAGAATTAAACTCGCAATTAACATAagaaaagttataaaatttgttttgatttttataatttattgatGAAGTGAGATACAAGAATATGGGAAATGTTTCCCAAcaggagaaaataaaaataagaaaggaaAGACAGTGTTACGTTTATAAGATAAAGAAGACGTTGGTAATAATTCAAGCATTGGCCAAAAGGTAAGCCTCGATGACCTTGAAAAGAGCATCACTCTTGGCTTTGCCAGTTTTGAGCTCATCTTCATTGGGTGGAGCATCTCCTTTGCTGTGGTATTTTATACTCAACTTTACAACTGATCCTCCGTTGGGCCCATCACTGAGTTTGGAGTCGATTGTGATCTTCTCTGCAGTCTCTGGCAAGGCAGCACCTCCAACTATGCTGTAGCTGTATCCCAAGTTTGCCTCATCTATTCCTTCTATTTTGTGCAACACAAACTTTGTCTCCCCATCTGTCCATTCACAATTCACAATTCACagttagtttattttatatgttgttcTGTCAATGCAATGCATATACACAAAATATATAGAAGATGAATGAAATGGTACCCTCGAGGAAAGAGATCTTCTTGATGGTTCCGGGGCCACCGTTGCCCTCAACGATTTCAACACTCTTGAAGGAATCAACGGCCTTTGGGACGATGTTATCGGCGTCCTTCACAAGAGCTTTGTAAAGGGTAGCTGGAGCCACGGGAGAAGTGGTTTGGTCTTCGAAGGTGAAAACAGCCATGATGAATGGAATCTAATGAAATGGAAGAATATATAATATCAGAAGAGAAGGAGAAGATGTTTGCTGTGTGGGTATTTGCCAGAGGACTGCCTTCTATTTATAACCACAAACTTTGGTGTGATTATGCTATTGTTTCTATGAATACCATAGTGTGAAGCTGCTTAAGCTTGATGGGTCATCATCTGTGTTTTGTTTACCAAGAACAttcttttttatgtaaataaacaatatttttaaaaatagcaTGTAtgttcttttgtatttttcaacAATCAATCTCttttatgtaatgttaaatattattatttgatgtGTTCGTGGGTATTGCGATTTGGGAGCtttgaaattcaaagaagatAAATGGTGTATATACCTGATTTTCATCGTCAACTATTGCGACTGTCTACCTACAGTATTTGGGAATggataatttgatattttatattaaagaaTTAGTATATAAAATTCGCAGCcatgaaaaatataaagaattcTTTATAGACGCCCTTCCAGATGTTGTTGAAATAATTGGAGTTTGGGGTTTCCGTAACTAGTTTCGAcaaagtaataattattttctttgtaaAGATTATCGTTAGCctgtataattattattaatcttcaacataatctattttcaattaatatattttaaaatatgactTATTTTCTAAACTTTTAACAGTACATTTTATAGAAGAAGTTATAAATAAGACGACGAGAGTTTATCTACGCCAACGAATTCAAAAATTTAACAATCttgtttattaaataaaattttagtttttagacattaatattaaaaataaaaagtattttataataaaaaaaatttcctaATAAGAATGATCCTCACCTCCTAGTAATAATTAACAAATAAGGCTGCTGAATCGGTCAGAATATGGGATATGGGTCAAAACCTGGGTATGCAATGTTCAGGGGAGGAGGGGAACGTGGTTGGAGAACTAGATCGTATGGAGGTAAGGGACAATGATGTCAAAAAGGGGTCTCAGGTGGGTAGATCAAAGGAGTTACCATGATAATTGTCAACCTCAACATTAGAGGTTTGGGAGGGGGGTGAAAGCACGGTATTTGAACCATATTGTGTCAAAAGGAGGGTGCTGAATTTCTTTGTTTGCAGGAAACGAAAAACTCCCTCGTTCAGAGACGCTAGATGTTACTCGTTATGGGGAGATAGTAATATCGGTTGGGTTCTTAATGAAGGGACCAATGGGGCAGGGAGCATAGTAACAATGTGGCATAAAGAAGCTTTCTCTTATGGCACTCACATAGTAGGAACCGGTTTTATCGCAATTGTGGGGtatcatcttaaaacaaaaCGTCAGTGTGTGGTGGTGAATGTCTATGTACAGTGGGAAGTTTTAACAGCATTAAAGCAATCTTATTGCAACTTGGCTTTGGTTGTGTGTGGTGATTTCATTGTTGTACGGAGGGAAGAAAAAAGGAAAGGGATTGGAGGTTGTTCAAGCCAAAAGAAGGAGATTGATGGTTTTAACAGGtttattgaaaataatggtTTGTTGGACATCCCCTGTGTAGGTAAGAAGTATACATGGTACAAGGCTAATGGCACAGCTAAGAGCATATTAGATAGAT encodes:
- the LOC137839031 gene encoding pathogenesis-related protein 2-like yields the protein MAVFTFEDQTTSPVAPATLYKALVKDADNIVPKAVDSFKSVEIVEGNGGPGTIKKISFLEDGETKFVLHKIEGIDEANLGYSYSIVGGAALPETAEKITIDSKLSDGPNGGSVVKLSIKYHSKGDAPPNEDELKTGKAKSDALFKVIEAYLLANA